Proteins from a genomic interval of Rhodothermus marinus:
- a CDS encoding FeoA family protein, which yields MRSDAAPLTCFQKGQYVQIEWLALDEEQAQRLRELGVREGCRACVMLNADKCILGVGACRLALQREVAMRLFAVPA from the coding sequence GCGGCCCCGCTGACCTGTTTCCAGAAAGGGCAATACGTGCAGATCGAGTGGCTGGCCCTCGACGAGGAGCAGGCGCAACGGCTGCGTGAGCTGGGCGTGCGTGAGGGCTGTCGGGCCTGCGTGATGCTCAACGCCGACAAGTGCATCCTGGGTGTGGGGGCCTGTCGGCTGGCGCTGCAACGCGAAGTGGCCATGCGGCTGTTTGCCGTGCCCGCCTGA
- a CDS encoding FeoA family protein — MTTLRDLRPGERGRVTGYVSDQLPPRIFEMGLLPGTEVELVRLAPLGDPIDLKVRGFHLSIRKHEAELILVERL, encoded by the coding sequence ATGACGACGCTGCGTGATCTCCGGCCGGGCGAGCGGGGCCGCGTGACAGGCTACGTCAGCGACCAGCTCCCGCCGCGCATCTTCGAAATGGGCCTGCTGCCCGGCACCGAGGTCGAACTGGTCCGGCTGGCTCCCCTGGGCGACCCCATCGACCTGAAAGTCCGTGGTTTCCATCTCTCCATTCGAAAGCACGAAGCCGAGTTGATTCTGGTGGAGCGGTTATGA